A window from Acidobacteriota bacterium encodes these proteins:
- a CDS encoding DUF433 domain-containing protein, producing MASRVVTVSREVMGGTPVFAGTRVPVQTFIEHLKAGDSIDSFLEGFPSVKREQVLALLDEAKERIFEMVH from the coding sequence ATGGCCAGCCGTGTAGTAACGGTGTCGCGCGAGGTCATGGGCGGCACCCCCGTCTTTGCGGGGACCAGAGTGCCGGTGCAGACTTTCATCGAGCACCTAAAAGCCGGCGATTCCATCGACAGCTTTCTAGAAGGCTTCCCGTCCGTCAAGCGAGAACAGGTTCTGGCCTTGCTCGATGAGGCCAAAGAGCGCATCTTCGAGATGGTGCACTGA